GGCCTCCCCGCTGTTCCCGGTGTGCCGGTGACTGAGGGGATTACCCGGTAGGAGACCAACAATCCGCTGCTCCTACGCTGAGACATTGGTACGACTACGTTCGCTGGTCCCTCGCGTCGCCTGCCGGGCGCTATTCAGGCCGGATGAGCGTCTTACCCCGTTCCCTGCGCAGCTTCTCTGCACGCCGTTCGACGTAGTAGTACCACCAACTCCATGGGGTAAAGATGTAGACCATCACCAGGCCAAAGGCGATCTCACCCCAGTTGAAGGGCTCCCCACCAAGGAGCAGCATGATGAACATAACCGTGCAGAACAAAGTGATGACCGTCAGCACGATCGAGATGGCCAGCAGGCCTCCGGCGGAGTTGACCGGTTTGACCGCGCTGCCGGCCGAGCCCTTGTAGACGCCGTATTCCTCGACGGTGAGTCCTTGTCGGGCGGCGTCTTCCTCTACGGCCCGGCGGTAAAAACCCCGCCTCAGAACCGGCTCCCTGCCTTCTGCTGCCGCTTGCCTGCGCTCGGCGTCCTCCTGCTTTTCGACGCGCTTGTAGTAGGGCACACGGTTCGGTTCTCCCCGGCGGCGTCCGGGGGACTGGCCCGGTTTATTTTTTTCAGACAAGGCTTTACCTCTCGTAGCTCAATAAACGTTCCGTCGTAAATCATCCTGCCCTGTCTCGCTGCATCGCACCTCCGCGGGAGAGGCACAACTTCGCGGTCAGGGACAGTAACCGCCGCCAGCACTGCCCGATTCTCGTCGTCCCCCTTGCCCGGAACACACTGGCAGTCCTATGAGAGGTTCCCGCCATGAATATCCCCGGCCTCCGCCTGGGCCTTGTGAGCCGTGGGAGCACTGTTTTTTCTCTGACCCCGGACGTACTGTAAGCGGAATCCCTCTAACCTGGGATTCCGTTTCAGGGGGAAATGGTGAGGATGGGCTGAAGGAGATGACCCTCAAAGAGGAGTGGGACCGACTTGATTCAGAGACACGCCACTGGCTTCTCGACAATCCAGGATGTGTGCTCGTTCCGAACACGATCACAGCCCGGATCCGGCAAAACTCCGAAAAATCCATCGAAATCGATGAGCACGGCCAGATGGTCCTCTCCCGCGAAGATCTCGACTTCATCCGTGGAAAAGGAACTGGCTTGGGCGCGGCCCACGTCAATGACAACCTACGTTTCTTCGATGCAACCCAACCGAGGGAAAACGAATAAAGCCTCTCCCTGGGAGCCGGAGGCTGGCAGGGACGGCGCATTCTCCTGCTTACGCGGGAACTTCTCCAATCAGTGCAGACGACTTCTGAAAACGACAACCAGATTCAGAGGCTGTTGGGGAAGTCCAGGACGGGCGAACCGGGTCCGTAGTGGGCTTTCCTGATTTCAGCGCGCCAGGGGTCGTACTGTTCGATCGCTGTCTTTAACCGCTGGCGATCCACCTTGTACGCTTTGGGATACTTCATTGCAGCATTCATCAGCCCCCAGCGCTCCGCGTGGGGTTTGAGGTCCTCGCCCGGCTGGATGTCCACACCAAATTGCTCCACGTGTTCCAGTGCGGCGTTCAGTTTCGGTATATCCCGGCGGGGAAGCTTGACCTTGAAGTGGTACCACAGCGGTAGGTACATCAAGCCAAGAAGCACCACCATGCCGATGAGTGCATAAATGATTTCTTCGGATTCACTCATCGCCGCTCACTTCGGTCCGTCATAGCGTTCCCTGACTCCTTCTTGTTCCCAGTAGCGCTTGTATATGCCGTCATTACCGTGGTTTGTTTCAAACCCGAGGTCATTCAGGTAAATAGTAGAGGCCCTGTCTGCACTGAAGACCTCCCAGCGCAACCTGTTCCGCCCGTCCTCCTGAATCTTCGGAATGATCGCTTCCCAGGCACGGTACTGAACTGCCTGCATCTCGGTGTAGTCGTTGGTGTCGGTGTAAATCCGTGTATCTAGAAACTCACCCGCTACCCCGCCCCCTTTTCGGAACTCCACCTCGACGGCTGTGACTCCTTCCACCGACGAAAGGGTCTCAGTCCAGGAGCTCTCTACCTCCCGTCCGACTTTTTCCCAGTTGGCGCAGGAGGACAGGGTAAGCAGGACGAGAAGTAACCCCGCCAGTCTCCAGGAGCTGCGCGACTGCTCTTTCATGTGGATGTCTTTGGCCGGTCGGGAGCGTTCTGATCCAGATCCGGGAAATGGGCGTTGAGGTTGCCCGTGCCGGGCTCAGGAGAGCCGCGGAGTTTTCGCAGCTGTTTTCCCCGGTATTCAGCGCGGGCCAGGATTAACGCGTAGGGCGTGAGAAACCCTGTCATGCCTATGATCCACAATGCGCCCCAAAAAGGCCCTTCTCCATCCCATATTGGGGACAGCAGCATCCAGCAGCCCCAAATGAATAAAAGCACTGAGAACACCAGGAGAATCCCCATACCCCACCAGGTACTGACTTGGGCGTGGCCTCGGCCGGGAGTGAAGCCAATTTCGTCCCAGGGGTAGCTGTACAACTCCCCAGTCTTTGTCCTGCGGAGAACTCGCTTCTCTCCGGCAGCCACTGCCGTTTGATGCTCGGCATAGACGGCACGATCCCGCTGGTCACGCTCGCGGTCATAGACCATCCTGATCCCCTTGCTTGCTTACTGACCCTATTGATGCCGGCCTGCACGCCCTCGCCCCGCAAAGACATTCTCATTTCAGGCCATTTGGGCCGTGACATCAGCACACCCTCTGAAGCTAACAACACGAAGCCGCACATCCAACCCGAAGCCGTCTGTCGTTTTCAGAAGCCAACTGCACAAAATCCCGCTGAATGCCGGGGTTTGTGCAGACGGGTTGTGATTAGCGACTGGCCGGTACTCCTGTGCACAAGTGCCCGTTTGCTCAGCACTCCTGTTCACAATCCGCGACATCGATTTGTCTCGAAACCTTAGCGTTTCGAGGCATGTGGGTTAGGAGACTCCTCAATCTCAGCGGCTAGGTTGTTGTCGTCTACCCCCGGGCGGCCAGGCACAAGCTTGTCGCGATCCTGGATATACGTTGCGATAGCAACTTTCAAGCCTCCGTCTTCGTCCTTCACCTGGGCCTTATAGACGGCTTTCTGGGACGCATAGATAGAGTCATTCCACCAGTGGGGGTGAAACTTCAGAGCTACAGACGTTGCCGCGGCCAGCAAATCATTGTTTGCTGATGCGAGGTGGTAATCGAAGTCCTCGCCGATCTCATCCGCGAAGTGTCGAAGTAATGCTTCCCAGTCGGGGAGGCCTAAATATCTCCGTGAGACGCCGCTTCCTAAGAACAGGTACGGCAGTGCGGAACGAGCAGCAAGAGATGCTTGCAGGTCTTCCGTCTGCGGAGTGACACTTGTGCTCGTATCGGTAGGCATTGCTCAATTATCTAGGTTGCAATGCTCCTGTTTTCCGCGGCTCGCTGACCCCCGAACTATAAATCCAGACTAGGCGTCTAAACGATGGCATTGCGCCCTTCAAGGTGCGAGCGTATTCATCACTGACCTAAGAAGAGCACGGTGGCCTTACCGTGTCCGGCGCCAAGTGCTGACTGGACCATAGGGCCCCCGATAGGGACACCGACGTGCTTCACCTGGGCTACGCCCAAGTCCGACACAACGTCAATGCCCTGATCGTTGCCGGAACCTGTAGTCCTTGCCCCCTTCATCCCTAGGGTTTCGCGCATGTACCAGGCAGCCAATCCTCGCCGTCGCGCCAATCGGCAAGCAGTATTTCCCTATGATGGCGGGAACGAAACGGTACGGTCATAGCCCAAACGATAGCGTTTCAGGCCACGGGCAGCGAAAGTGGAAGTCGTGGAATGGCTGTTGGCGGGACCGACCCAATTCGCCCGGCGAGGCGTTGATAAGCCGTAGGAAAGCAGTTGACGCCTCGAAAGGGAACAGAAACTTGACGCCCGAAAGGGGAAAGGTACTCAATGCGGCCCCGCCATCGCGGACTAGACTCTCGAATGTGGCAAAAGAATCGCTCTGGGAGGCAGGAAAGCGTCAGGATCCCAACCGCTCAGCGGCCTATATCCGGCGTTTTGAGGAGCTGATCGCGCAAGGCGTAGATTTGCACGGGGAGGCACGCTGTATTGACGCGCTGGCTGCCCGAAGTTCCCGCATCCTCGACGCCGGTTGCGGGCAGGGACGGGTCGGCGGTGAGCTTGCCCGGCGGGGCCATACGGTGATTGGGGTTGACGCCGACGCTGAGCTGGTCGAAGCTGCCCGGACGGCCCATCCGGAATCTGCCTGGCTGGTGGGGGATTTGACCGAGTTGGACCTTCCTGCGCGCGGCATCGCGGAACCTTTCGACGTGATCGTCTGTGCCGGAAACGTCCTCGCTTTCCTGGCCCCGGGTACGTCGCAGGAGGTTCTTACCCGCTTACACCGCCATCTGGCGAAGGGCGGGCGCCTGATTGTCGGTTTCGGCGCAGGGCACGACTACACCTTCGAGAAGTTCTTTGCTGACGCGGCCGGCGCCGGTTTCACCGTCCCGGTACGCCTGGCTACCTGGGACCTGAGGGCTTGGACGCCGTCGTCAGATTTCCTCGTTGCAGTGTGCGAGGCCGAAGGCTCGGACTAGCAGTTGTGCCGATCCACCTCTATCTGCCGTCACATGCGATCTGTTGAGGGCAAGTCGTTGGGCAGGCTACCCCGGCACTACGGTCACGGTAACGCCGTTCACAGTCACCGAATCACCCGGGTGAATCTGTCGTCCCCGGCGGTCCTCGACCGTTGAACCGACCGTCGAATGACGCCTGCACTGACATATGGCGGTCTGTGGTGATCGATTGTGAAAAGCTGCCGTCCGGGTTGGTGATGGCGCCAGTGAGTATCACCGCATAAGACTTGAGCCTATTTGGCTGTGGGCTCGGAGGGCTCGATGAGCTCCGGGCCATTGTTGCGCACGCTCATTTCTAGACTGGAAAGCCAATCGAAAACCCGCTGAGCAATATCAGGGGCACCAAGACGCATAGGTCTTGTTGGACTTGGGACGCCCTGGTGGACCAGTGAATTCCTATTGGCCGACAGATCCTGGACATGTTTCCATAGGTCGAGGTCGGCCTTATCAAGACGGATTCCACATACTGCCTGCATCAGATCTAGAAAAAGGTAGTGAAACGATGATCCTTTGCTAAGTAGAAGGTGAAGCATCGCAGCGTTCAGTTCGTTCGCGGCCGCTCGGACATGTTCCTGGACTCTGATTTCGCAGGCAATTGCTGCAAGGATGACAGCGCGCTTGCCATCCGGTCTATCCGTTCCCTCTGTCAGGTGCCAAGCATCAGCCAGGAGAGCTTGCGACGGTGAGACCTCTTGCCCACTTTCGACACCATTCATCACAAGTTGCAGTCGAGATACGTCTATCCGACTTCGCGAAGAGACGAAAGTTCTACTCACTGCGGGCCCGAGTCCAGCGATCGGTTTACCTGACTCGGCATAGTAGACGCCAGGGACTGCCCCGGCTTTTGTTGACTCGGGGTTTTAGGCCGCTGTGAGCTCGGTCCGGTTGATTGTTTCATATTCAATAGGTGTGAGTTTTCCCAGCCGTCTTTGCCGTCGCCGCCGGTGGTAGGTCCTTTCGATCCAGGTCGTGATGGCGAGGCGGAGGTCCTGTCTGGTGGGCCACCGCTGGCGGTCCAGGACGTTTTTTTGCAGCAGCGAGAAGAACGATTCCATCGCGGCGTTGTCCGCACACGCGCCAACCCTGCCCATCGAGCCTGTGAGCCGGTGGTGCCGGAGCGATTCGACGAAGCGGCGGGACCGGAACTGGGACCCCCGGTCCGAGTGCACGACCGTCGCTGCCGGGCAGCGTGCCCGCACTGCGTTCTCCAGCGCAGCGACGGCCAGCGAGGCCTTCATCCGCAAGTCCATCGAGTAGCCGACGATCCTTCCGGAATAAACGTCCTTCACCGCGCAGAGGTAGAGCTTGCCCTCTGCGGTGGAGTGTTCGGTGATGTCCGTCAGCCACAGCTCGTTCGGCGCTGCGGCGGTGAAATCCCGCTCGACCAGGTCGTCGTGGACCGGCGGCCCGGGTCTGCGGTTCAGGCCCCGCTTCTTCGAGAACACCGACCAGATGCCGTGGTCCCTGCACAGGCGCTGGACCCTGTTCTCACCCGCTGTGATGCCCTTCTCCGGGAGTTCGTCGGCGATGAAACGGTACCCGAAGGCAGGGTCCTCGGCATGGATGTCCAGGGCGGCGTTGACGAGGTGCGCATCGATCCAGTCGCGTTCCGTCACCGGACTGGCCTTCCACCGGTAATAGCCTTGCTTGCTGAACTTCAACACCCTGCAGGTCACCGCCACGGGAACACCGTCGGCGGCAAGATCCGTGACCAGCGGGTAGATCATTTTGGGTTGATGTCCCTGGCCAGATAGGCCGCGGCCCGGCGCAGAATCTCGTTCTCCTGTTCCAACAGGCGGTTCCGCTTCTTCAGCTCCCGCACCTCGGCCGACTCCGCCGCCGCCGGGCCGGCCCCGGATTCCTTACGCTCGGCAATGGCAATCCAGCGCTTGAGCGTCGTGACCGAAAGCCCGAAATCCTTCGCAATCTGCGCCAGCGGCGCCTCGCCCTTCCGGGCCACATCAATAACATCCTGGCGGAACTCCGCCCCATAAGGCGTCGGCATGGTCAACATCCTTCCACGAGCACAAGCTCGCTAGGTCAAGGAGTCAACAAAACCGGGGGCAGTCCCTTGTGGTGCGAGTACTGGAACATCTTGCTTTGGGCTGAAGCGCAAAGTTGGCGGCTAGGCGAGCCCGCCGTAAAGAGTTTTGCCAATTCTTTGCCAACGAGTATGTTTCAAGCAAAGCAAAAGGTCCTGCTTCCCTTGGCTTACAAGGGAAGCAGGACCTTCTCAGTTGGCGGTGACGGTGGGATTTGAACCCACGTTGGCTTTTACACCAAACAACATTTCGAGTGTTGCACCTTCGGCCGCTCGGACACGTCACCAACCTCAATAGGGTACCGGAGCGAGGCGTACATCCCCAAAACGGGCGGCCAAAACGCCGGTGACTGGTGGTGAACTCGGATTGTCAGACCCCCCTGACAGGATTTGGATATGGCAAACAAAGCAGCACTTGAGGCGTTGGAGGTCCTGGAGGCGTCCCTTGCTGAGCTTGCTGCTGTGATCCGCGGGACCGGTGCCGCTGGTGCTGGTGCCGTTGTTGATCTGTTGCGGGAGCAGGCGGATCGTAGCCTTGACGGGCTCGAGGGGGTTGCCCGGCTTGAGGCCGGGACTGCTGCGTTGAAGGTGCGTCTGGCGGCGGAGTACGCAGAAGCAGCGAACTCTATGGCGGGACCCGCCGTATTGCCGTATGAGGCCACGGCCCGGGAGATGTCGATGGTCGCTGAGGTCGCGGGCGTGTTGACGGTGAGCGCCCCGGCTGCCGGTGCCTTGCTGAACCAGTCCCGGGTGCTGACCACTACCTTGCCGTTGACCCTGGCCGGGTTGCAGGACGGGACCCTGTCCTGGGCGCACGCGAAAGCCATGGTCGAGGAAACCGCCGCCCTGGATCCTGCCGGGGCCGCGGCGCTGGAGGGGCACTTCCTGGATCCGGACGCGCCGAACCCGGCCCGCGGCTGCCCTGCCGGGGAGCTGGTCCCGCACCGGTTCCGGCACAAGGCCCGGACCTGGCGCGAACGCCACCACCCCGAAAGTCTTGAGAAGCGCCACGCCAAGGCCGTGGTGGACCGGCGCGTCGAGTGCCGCCCGGACCAGGACGGGATGGCCTGGGTTAACGCCTACCTGCCTGCCAACACCGCTACGGCCATCTGGAACCGCACCAACGCGACCGCCCGCGGCCTGCAGGGCCCGGAGGAGGCCCGCACCCTTACCCAGCTCCGGGCTGATATCTTCGCCGCCGCCCTCCTGGGCAACGGACCCAGCCACCAGAGCACGCCCGGGGATGATGACGAACCGTTCGGCGGAAGTACAGGTCCTGCCGACGTGCCCGTGGCCAACGCCCAGGTCCTGGTCACCGTCCCCGTCTTTTCCCTGCTCGGTCTCACCGATGAACCGGCGATGCTCGACGGGCACGGGCCCATCCCGGCCTCGATGGCAAGGAAACTGGTCGCGCACGGAGCAGACTCGTTTCACCGGGTCCTGGTTGACCCAAGGGACGGGGCGCCGCTGGAAATCGGCCGCAGCAGTTACCGGGTCACCAAGACCATCCGGCGCTGGCTGCAGATGCGGGACGCCAAGTGCCCGTTCCCCGGCTGCTCCAACCACTCCCTGGACAACGAAGCAGACCACCTCCTCGCCTGGCACCAGGGCGGAACCACCGGGATCAGCAACCTCGGCCAGCCCTGTCCCAAACATCACCGCCTCAAACACGCCAGCGGATGGACACCCACACCAGCCACCAAAAACGAACCACCCGGCTGGACCTCACCCACCGGCAGACAATACAAAAGCGAACACCAGGACTGGGAACCACCCCACTGGCCTCGAGGATGCCTGCCCGCGGACCGAAGCGTTTTGGAGGAAAAGATTGTGGAGTATCTGTCGTCATAGAGAGCTCAGTCGTGCCGCTTGCATGTCTGGCGCATCGCCCACAGGCGCAGAAGTGCTGGCTGGAATGCCTTACCAGCACGGGCGTGAGGCATGGCAACTGCCCTTCGGCTCCTATTTCCTGCAAGCTTCAACCCCATTGTCCGACTTTCCCCCTGCGCATCAGTCCGGCTAGATTCATCAGCACAATGACTAATGCGCAAACTCCCGTCCACGCGACCGCCTACTGGACCACAGCCTGTGAACACGGCGAGCTCCGGTCCGAGGAGCTGCCGGCCCCCGGCCCAGGTGAAGCCTTGGTCCGGGCCCTCTTCTCCGGCATCAGCAAGGGCACCGAATTGGTGGTCCACCACGGCGCCGTCCCGCCCCGGGTCGCCAAGGAAATGCGGGCTCCGCACCAGGAGGGCCAGTTCCCCGGGCCGGTGAAGTTTGGATACCTGTCGGTGGGTGTCGTCGAAGAGGGGCCGGAAGACTGGAAAGGCCAGCGCGTGTTCTGCCTTAACCCGCACCAGGACCGCTACGTCGTTCCGGTCGGGGACCTGACCAGGATTCCTGACAGTGTGCCCAGCCGACGCGCCGTACTAACGGGAACGGTGGAAACTGCAGTCAACGCACTCTGGGAGGCTGGACCCCGCCTGGGGGACCGGGTAGCAGTAGTAGGTGCTGGCCTGGTGGGTGGCATGGTGGCTACGCTCCTGCGCACCTTTCCGTTAGGCCGCCTGCAGCTCGTGGACCTGGACCCCGGCAGGAAACAGCTGGCGGACACGTTGGGCGTGGACTTCGCCCAACCGGATGAGGCCCTGGCCGACTGCGACATCGTCTTCCACTGCTCCGCATCACAGGAGGGCCTGAAACGCAGCCTGCAGCTGGTCGGCGACGAAGGGGACGTCATCGAGATGTCCTGGTACGCCAACCGTGAGGTCACTCTGCCGCTGGGGGAGGACTTCCACGCTCGGCGCCTCTCCATCAGGGCCAGCCAGGTAGGGGTGGTTGCGCGCGCCCGCCGCCACCGCCGGACCAACGCAGACCGCCTCGATCTTGCCGTATCCCTGCTGGTTGATCCGGTCTTCGAGGCCTTCCTCACCGGCTCGTCGCCGTTCGACGAGCTGCCCGAAGTGGTGCAGGGCCTTTCCCACGGCACTTTGGAGGCGCTCTGCCACGTCATCGAGTACCCCCAGGACGCCAAGAACCATAAAAACGCTGGAAGCCCTCAGGACCCTGAAAGCAACCAGGACTCACCGCCCGCCGACTCCCAATCCACGAGGTAAACCATGTTCAGCCTGACCGTCCGCCGCCACTTCATGATCGCCCACAGCCTTCCGCACGAGGCCTTCGGCCCGGCCCAGGCCCTGCACGGGGCAACCTTCGTGGCAGAGGTGGCGTTCCGCCGTCGTACCCTCAATGACCACGCCATCGTCCTCGACATCGGCGCCGCCGGCACGATGATCGAGGAAGTGCTGGCCGGGCTGAACTACCGCAACCTGGACGAACATCCGGACTTTGCCGGCAAGCTCAGCACCACCGAGGCGCTTGCCCTGTATATTGCCGAGTCCGTTGCAGAAAAGATCAAAAATGACGACGACGGCCGTGACCTTGAGGGTATCGACGTAACCCTCCGCGAGAACCCGGACGCCTGGGCCACCTACTCGCTCGACCTGTCCGCCTAAGCCATGCGCCCCATCCGCCTGCTGGTTCCCGGCAATATCCTCCACAATTCGGGCGGTAACGCCTACAACGCCCGGCTGGTCCAAGGGCTGAAGGCCCACGGTGCCGATGTCGAGGTGCTGGCAGTTGAAGGATCCTGGCCCGAAGCCTCGGCTAAGGAGCGGCGCCGGCTGGGCACGCTCCTGGGTGGCTGGGAACCGGAGCCAGGACGGGAGCCAGCCGTGGTCATCGTCGACGGGCTGGTGGCCGTAGGCGTCCCGGACGAACTGGAGTACGCCGCCAAGGCGGGGCGCGAAACGTGGGTGCTGGTCCACATGACTGTTGCCGAGAGTGCCGATCCCCGCCCCTTGGACTGGGAGGCCCGGGCCCTTCGGGCTGCTTCCGGCATTATCTGCACCAGCAGCAGCAGCGCCGCGGTCCTCAGGGAGCGTTACGGCCTTTCCGGCATGGCGGTTGCACTGCCCGGCGTTGATCACGCTCCTGAAGCGTCCGGTTCCCAGCCGCCCCACATCGTCGTCATCGCGGCGCTCCTGCCCACGAAGGACCAGTTGCTGACAGTCGAAGCCCTGTCACAGATCCAGGACCGGGAGTGGACGGCGGCGCTGGTGGGTTCGGACCAGGCCGACCCCGAGTATGCGGGAAAGGTGCGGACTGCCGTCGCGGCGTACGGACTGGAGGATCGGATCAGGCTGACCGGCGAGCTTACTGGTGAAGCCTTTGAACGCGAGTGGGATGCTGCAAACCTGAGCCTCCTGGTGTCCCGGGCAGAGGCGTTCGGAATGGTGGTCACCGAGTCGCTTGCCCGGTCCATCCCGGTGGTGGTGCGCGAGGGGACAGGAGCCGTGGAAGCATTGGGGCTGGCCGGGCTGACAGATGACGACGGCGGTCCCAGGCTTCCCGGTGTAGCTGTAACTCTTCTGCCGGGGCACCCCCAGAGCCCGGCCAAGCTGGCCGATGTACTGCGCAACTGGCTGGACCATGCCGAAACCAGGGAAGCCTGGCGGGAAGCAGCATCGGAAGCGCGGAACAGGCTGCCGGGCTGGAACCAGACGGCGAAGACAGTTCTGGAGGCGCTTTCCGCGCGCCAGCGGGACGGGGTGCCTGACCTGTAGCCATTGTGAACCGGAAACCGGTGCGAAGGCGGGAACACCGTGGCTCCACCCGGTGTTAACTCTGGTGGAGATAATCATGGTGAACACGACGAACTACACAGCACTGATCATTCCGGCCGAGCACGCTGAAGCGGTCCGTGTTGACCTTCTGGAATACAATCCCGAGGTCCTCGAAGGCCTGGTTTGCGGCGTGTTGGAGGATGTCATCCGCGGTGACTGGTGCGTCTACCTGAACGCCGAAGGCCACTCCGCGAACCAACCCGTCAA
The window above is part of the Pseudarthrobacter sp. NS4 genome. Proteins encoded here:
- a CDS encoding APC family permease; the protein is MSEKNKPGQSPGRRRGEPNRVPYYKRVEKQEDAERRQAAAEGREPVLRRGFYRRAVEEDAARQGLTVEEYGVYKGSAGSAVKPVNSAGGLLAISIVLTVITLFCTVMFIMLLLGGEPFNWGEIAFGLVMVYIFTPWSWWYYYVERRAEKLRRERGKTLIRPE
- a CDS encoding class I SAM-dependent methyltransferase; this translates as MAKESLWEAGKRQDPNRSAAYIRRFEELIAQGVDLHGEARCIDALAARSSRILDAGCGQGRVGGELARRGHTVIGVDADAELVEAARTAHPESAWLVGDLTELDLPARGIAEPFDVIVCAGNVLAFLAPGTSQEVLTRLHRHLAKGGRLIVGFGAGHDYTFEKFFADAAGAGFTVPVRLATWDLRAWTPSSDFLVAVCEAEGSD
- a CDS encoding RNA-binding S4 domain-containing protein: MAPSPTRTAAFHNRSPQTAICQCRRHSTVGSTVEDRRGRQIHPGDSVTVNGVTVTVVPG
- a CDS encoding IS3 family transposase (programmed frameshift), whose protein sequence is MPTPYGAEFRQDVIDVARKGEAPLAQIAKDFGLSVTTLKRWIAIAERKESGAGPAAAESAEVRELKKRNRLLEQENEILRRAAAYLARDINPKMIYPLVTDLAADGVPVAVTCRVLKFSKQGYYRWKASPVTERDWIDAHLVNAALDIHAEDPAFGYRFIADELPEKGITAGENRVQRLCRDHGIWSVFSKKRGLNRRPGPPVHDDLVERDFTAAAPNELWLTDITEHSTAEGKLYLCAVKDVYSGRIVGYSMDLRMKASLAVAALENAVRARCPAATVVHSDRGSQFRSRRFVESLRHHRLTGSMGRVGACADNAAMESFFSLLQKNVLDRQRWPTRQDLRLAITTWIERTYHRRRRQRRLGKLTPIEYETINRTELTAA
- a CDS encoding HNH endonuclease signature motif containing protein, with amino-acid sequence MANKAALEALEVLEASLAELAAVIRGTGAAGAGAVVDLLREQADRSLDGLEGVARLEAGTAALKVRLAAEYAEAANSMAGPAVLPYEATAREMSMVAEVAGVLTVSAPAAGALLNQSRVLTTTLPLTLAGLQDGTLSWAHAKAMVEETAALDPAGAAALEGHFLDPDAPNPARGCPAGELVPHRFRHKARTWRERHHPESLEKRHAKAVVDRRVECRPDQDGMAWVNAYLPANTATAIWNRTNATARGLQGPEEARTLTQLRADIFAAALLGNGPSHQSTPGDDDEPFGGSTGPADVPVANAQVLVTVPVFSLLGLTDEPAMLDGHGPIPASMARKLVAHGADSFHRVLVDPRDGAPLEIGRSSYRVTKTIRRWLQMRDAKCPFPGCSNHSLDNEADHLLAWHQGGTTGISNLGQPCPKHHRLKHASGWTPTPATKNEPPGWTSPTGRQYKSEHQDWEPPHWPRGCLPADRSVLEEKIVEYLSS
- a CDS encoding zinc-dependent alcohol dehydrogenase, producing the protein MTNAQTPVHATAYWTTACEHGELRSEELPAPGPGEALVRALFSGISKGTELVVHHGAVPPRVAKEMRAPHQEGQFPGPVKFGYLSVGVVEEGPEDWKGQRVFCLNPHQDRYVVPVGDLTRIPDSVPSRRAVLTGTVETAVNALWEAGPRLGDRVAVVGAGLVGGMVATLLRTFPLGRLQLVDLDPGRKQLADTLGVDFAQPDEALADCDIVFHCSASQEGLKRSLQLVGDEGDVIEMSWYANREVTLPLGEDFHARRLSIRASQVGVVARARRHRRTNADRLDLAVSLLVDPVFEAFLTGSSPFDELPEVVQGLSHGTLEALCHVIEYPQDAKNHKNAGSPQDPESNQDSPPADSQSTR
- a CDS encoding 6-pyruvoyl trahydropterin synthase family protein gives rise to the protein MFSLTVRRHFMIAHSLPHEAFGPAQALHGATFVAEVAFRRRTLNDHAIVLDIGAAGTMIEEVLAGLNYRNLDEHPDFAGKLSTTEALALYIAESVAEKIKNDDDGRDLEGIDVTLRENPDAWATYSLDLSA
- a CDS encoding glycosyltransferase family 4 protein translates to MRPIRLLVPGNILHNSGGNAYNARLVQGLKAHGADVEVLAVEGSWPEASAKERRRLGTLLGGWEPEPGREPAVVIVDGLVAVGVPDELEYAAKAGRETWVLVHMTVAESADPRPLDWEARALRAASGIICTSSSSAAVLRERYGLSGMAVALPGVDHAPEASGSQPPHIVVIAALLPTKDQLLTVEALSQIQDREWTAALVGSDQADPEYAGKVRTAVAAYGLEDRIRLTGELTGEAFEREWDAANLSLLVSRAEAFGMVVTESLARSIPVVVREGTGAVEALGLAGLTDDDGGPRLPGVAVTLLPGHPQSPAKLADVLRNWLDHAETREAWREAASEARNRLPGWNQTAKTVLEALSARQRDGVPDL